In the Leptospiraceae bacterium genome, one interval contains:
- a CDS encoding 6-bladed beta-propeller, with translation MKKKRYAIFLFYSILFSGNLFSEGLPPFGLKEEKAKELFKTGLVYFHNRNYTAAKENFLKSLSIKEDFNLSRKFLSDSYFLNGEWNESLNELEILEGKNTKSPYIKNRADVMRQILGGSTGKGKRTFYKSISGDSFRGFRFRNPTDALVDEDGNLYVLSFETQNIIKFNPDGVPIGNFKGGIGRSFEGPLYFTIFKKKLFVSDFVSDRINILSDAGDFLFRFGSTGKTPGKFHGPAGISISPKGEVYVCDSGNSRIQKFSLEGNFLQEFGLAGKSKLSNPVGILYKDQDHIYVVDKASKKIIIFDDEGNFVSEISHKNMKKPRSVKVHNNRLYIADELNGLMIYSPDSGKWSKVSSFMDETGKYRKLDRPFSSAYDYTGSLYAVDYARHRIDIFSPKNLLLSNLNIFIEKIETSRFPDVSVFLTVKNKSGLDITKIHKNSFRIFENDNQVPLPGLTNLNKFNDNLSVSLVFENSKKLSEHSDRLESFLGPMLRKFSKNDKLEVIRSGQDSTKVYEFGYSMHDIFARIRKSAPENEINLGKGMYFGLSDLIPELGPRCLILLVSGESLPNAFNQFGIRKNVQFAKAHSIPIFVLSLGADNQMSSIYKEIADSTGGLYLKVPGSAEERNLYEIIKTHIDKRYILSFKSVINPDLTGKYIDLRVDVNYRNTIGKSEGGYFVP, from the coding sequence ATGAAAAAGAAACGTTATGCTATATTCCTCTTCTATTCTATTTTATTTTCTGGAAATTTATTTTCAGAAGGATTGCCTCCATTTGGTTTAAAAGAAGAAAAAGCAAAAGAATTATTTAAAACCGGATTAGTGTATTTCCATAATCGGAATTATACTGCTGCAAAAGAAAATTTTTTAAAAAGTCTATCTATTAAAGAAGACTTTAATCTATCAAGAAAATTTTTATCGGATTCCTACTTTTTGAATGGAGAGTGGAATGAAAGCCTTAATGAATTAGAAATTCTTGAAGGGAAAAATACAAAAAGCCCATATATAAAAAATCGCGCAGACGTTATGCGCCAAATCCTCGGTGGTAGTACTGGAAAAGGCAAGAGAACTTTTTATAAATCAATTTCCGGTGATAGTTTTCGAGGTTTTAGGTTTCGCAATCCCACTGATGCGTTAGTTGATGAGGATGGAAACTTATATGTCCTTTCTTTTGAAACTCAAAATATAATTAAATTCAATCCTGATGGAGTTCCTATTGGAAATTTTAAAGGAGGAATCGGTAGATCTTTTGAGGGCCCTCTTTACTTTACAATTTTTAAAAAAAAATTATTTGTTAGTGATTTTGTTTCTGATAGAATAAATATTTTAAGTGATGCGGGGGATTTTCTTTTTAGGTTTGGCTCTACTGGAAAAACTCCTGGAAAATTTCATGGCCCTGCTGGAATCTCTATTTCACCAAAAGGTGAAGTCTATGTTTGCGATTCTGGAAATTCCAGAATTCAAAAATTCTCTTTGGAGGGAAATTTTTTACAAGAGTTTGGTCTGGCAGGAAAATCAAAACTTTCCAATCCAGTAGGTATTTTATACAAAGACCAAGATCACATTTATGTAGTAGATAAAGCTAGCAAAAAAATTATTATTTTTGATGATGAAGGAAATTTTGTTTCTGAAATTTCTCATAAAAACATGAAGAAGCCCCGGTCGGTTAAAGTACACAACAACAGACTTTATATTGCAGATGAATTGAATGGGCTGATGATATATTCTCCTGATTCGGGAAAATGGTCAAAGGTATCTTCTTTTATGGATGAAACTGGCAAATACAGGAAGTTAGACAGACCATTCTCCAGTGCTTATGATTACACAGGTTCATTGTATGCAGTAGATTATGCAAGGCATAGAATAGATATATTTTCTCCCAAAAATTTATTATTATCCAATCTGAATATATTTATTGAGAAAATTGAAACTTCGAGATTTCCAGACGTTAGTGTATTCTTAACGGTAAAAAATAAGAGTGGTTTAGATATAACAAAAATTCATAAAAATTCTTTTCGTATTTTTGAAAATGACAATCAGGTTCCATTGCCTGGTCTTACAAATTTGAATAAATTTAATGATAACTTAAGTGTTTCCTTAGTTTTTGAAAATAGCAAAAAGCTATCAGAGCATTCTGACAGATTAGAAAGTTTTTTAGGACCTATGCTTAGAAAATTTTCTAAAAACGATAAATTAGAAGTGATTCGTTCTGGACAAGATTCTACAAAAGTTTATGAATTTGGATATTCTATGCACGATATTTTTGCACGAATAAGAAAGTCAGCTCCAGAAAATGAAATCAATCTTGGAAAAGGAATGTATTTTGGTTTATCAGATTTAATACCTGAATTAGGACCGAGATGTTTAATACTTTTAGTTTCAGGAGAGAGTTTGCCTAACGCATTTAATCAATTTGGAATTAGAAAAAATGTTCAGTTTGCAAAAGCCCACTCTATTCCAATTTTCGTTTTATCTCTTGGTGCAGATAATCAAATGTCTTCAATATACAAAGAGATTGCAGATTCTACCGGAGGGCTTTACTTGAAAGTACCCGGCTCTGCGGAAGAAAGAAATTTATATGAAATAATTAAAACTCACATAGACAAAAGATATATCCTTTCTTTTAAAAGTGTAATCAATCCCGACCTAACCGGAAAATACATTGATTTACGAGTAGATGTAAACTACAGAAATACGATAGGAAAATCAGAAGGAGGGTATTTTGTTCCATAG
- a CDS encoding WecB/TagA/CpsF family glycosyltransferase, whose product MKEISKIGHNSSKEERDFLLEYKAIDLKSLEQFTLGGVTFDNVTIDESIAKIISFVEKKDKHYHILFLDPIKFMYMRKGAKLARIAEKASMVLADGSGLGWAARKMGFILKERISVIGLMMDIVRMAEKKNFTIFMLGSKEDIIEKVFFNLIRHFPDLRIVGRHSGHMNAQRELMVKEAIRKTSPDIIFLGLDYPEQEIWIENNTGYLGKSVIVGVGGAFDILSGKIKKAPDYFQVNGLTWLWRIIVRPYRINRVFKLLYFIILGILKKY is encoded by the coding sequence GTGAAAGAAATTTCAAAAATAGGTCACAACTCATCAAAAGAAGAAAGAGATTTTCTATTAGAGTACAAAGCGATTGATTTAAAATCACTCGAACAATTTACTCTTGGAGGAGTCACATTCGATAATGTAACTATTGATGAATCTATTGCAAAAATAATTTCCTTTGTAGAAAAAAAAGATAAGCACTACCATATATTATTCCTTGATCCCATTAAATTTATGTACATGAGAAAGGGTGCAAAATTAGCACGGATTGCAGAAAAGGCATCGATGGTTCTTGCCGATGGGAGTGGTCTTGGTTGGGCTGCAAGAAAAATGGGTTTTATTCTTAAAGAAAGAATTTCTGTAATCGGACTTATGATGGATATTGTTAGAATGGCAGAAAAGAAAAATTTTACGATATTCATGCTTGGAAGTAAAGAAGATATAATCGAAAAAGTTTTTTTTAATCTGATTCGTCACTTTCCTGATTTAAGGATTGTCGGTCGTCACTCAGGACACATGAACGCTCAAAGAGAATTAATGGTTAAAGAAGCAATACGAAAAACTAGCCCTGATATTATTTTTTTAGGATTGGATTATCCCGAACAAGAAATCTGGATTGAAAACAACACAGGTTATTTGGGCAAATCAGTAATTGTAGGTGTAGGTGGGGCATTTGATATACTAAGCGGCAAAATAAAAAAAGCTCCGGACTACTTTCAAGTCAATGGATTAACTTGGCTTTGGAGAATTATTGTAAGACCCTATCGAATCAATAGAGTGTTTAAACTGCTCTATTTTATCATCTTGGGTATATTAAAAAAATACTAA
- a CDS encoding ComEC/Rec2 family competence protein, translated as MKSFLRKFIPKSHFAFLILGFLAIDRVVIFYDYKILTILFSGALLIVFYLLKNKRVSYFLFGIFIYFAFLSIETETTFSKLNILSLTEIKNFQKVKKPVIFQLENEIKKNYWKSTIVINEEKKVVIVYLKNWKEDFTPTFQCGSELIKLKFPQSSFGDYFLFLKKFGNFYLQFPNKKCHIVEKILNPKRKIRNYVESLLILGGMEDYSLDISLGLIFGDSSYLDKEFKAKAKEGGILHLFAASGLHIGIFTGFVYFLLSRIQFINYYALKIIPTIAALFYLYLLDFPVSLTRAFCFISILTLASMFFRKTHPTDVLLYSSFIIFLLDRDSYLSLSFNLSFSAVMGIFYFKNALDEILFHKLKSSFGDNLTISLSATIGTFPVLMYYFHAFSFGSVIVNYILVPLTSFILPVLYVAIFAELIQFPLLNKILWTYADLLIRIQAFLSDFLGERVGFYKEFDHFGIFHIALFTCFIALIFFCIFIYCKIIFIRDDLKNLDHRQDTKINQRKIFILSIFSFLIVFSFFIIGIIFSPEKKKINTEFVQIESNSFIIFSKKELYIGGDCKYNIYKLKKNFSNQVCKDTISKIFIEKESCIELLKSCDKKSFPKTLLFYDSSIVLWKDSFFSVTLEKRNESKKFQLANSSYVIFFRPDKDGLNFLQTETKNGFGKIVVIFPYKSKDNIDDWKLYQKILGINENWQFVSASEFQL; from the coding sequence ATGAAGAGTTTTTTAAGAAAATTTATTCCAAAGAGCCACTTTGCTTTTTTAATTTTAGGGTTTTTAGCGATAGACAGAGTTGTAATTTTTTATGATTATAAAATTTTAACTATACTATTTTCCGGTGCTTTGCTTATTGTTTTTTATCTTTTAAAAAACAAAAGAGTTTCTTATTTTTTATTTGGTATATTTATCTATTTCGCATTTCTTTCGATTGAAACAGAAACCACCTTTTCAAAACTAAATATTTTATCACTTACAGAAATAAAAAATTTTCAAAAAGTAAAAAAGCCTGTTATATTTCAACTTGAAAATGAAATCAAAAAAAATTATTGGAAATCAACCATCGTCATCAATGAAGAAAAAAAAGTAGTAATTGTATATCTAAAGAACTGGAAAGAAGATTTTACTCCAACATTTCAATGCGGTTCGGAATTAATAAAATTAAAATTTCCACAAAGTAGTTTTGGCGACTATTTTTTATTCTTAAAAAAATTTGGGAACTTTTACCTACAATTCCCAAATAAAAAATGCCACATAGTAGAAAAAATTTTAAACCCGAAAAGAAAAATCAGAAATTATGTAGAATCACTTTTAATTTTGGGAGGAATGGAAGACTATAGTTTGGACATTAGCCTTGGATTAATTTTTGGTGATTCGAGTTACTTGGATAAAGAGTTTAAAGCAAAAGCAAAAGAAGGAGGAATCTTACACTTGTTTGCCGCTTCGGGCTTGCATATAGGAATTTTTACGGGATTTGTGTATTTTCTATTATCGAGAATTCAGTTCATAAATTACTACGCATTAAAAATTATACCGACGATAGCTGCCCTTTTTTATTTATACCTACTTGATTTTCCTGTCTCTCTTACAAGAGCATTTTGTTTTATTTCTATTTTAACACTTGCTTCGATGTTTTTTAGAAAGACTCATCCGACAGATGTGCTTTTATATTCGAGTTTTATAATTTTTCTATTGGATCGAGACAGCTATCTTTCTTTATCATTCAATCTTTCCTTTTCGGCAGTTATGGGAATTTTTTATTTTAAAAATGCGTTAGACGAAATACTATTTCATAAACTGAAAAGTTCTTTTGGAGATAATTTAACGATTTCTTTATCTGCTACAATAGGTACATTTCCTGTGCTTATGTATTATTTTCACGCTTTTAGTTTTGGTTCAGTCATTGTAAATTATATTTTAGTTCCACTCACTTCATTTATATTGCCAGTTCTTTATGTTGCAATTTTTGCTGAGCTGATTCAGTTTCCTCTTTTGAATAAAATTCTTTGGACTTACGCAGATTTACTCATTCGTATTCAAGCCTTTCTGTCGGATTTTCTCGGAGAAAGAGTTGGTTTTTATAAAGAATTTGATCATTTTGGAATTTTTCATATTGCCTTATTTACTTGTTTTATTGCTTTAATATTTTTTTGTATATTTATTTACTGTAAAATAATTTTTATTCGAGATGACTTAAAGAATCTGGATCACCGCCAAGATACAAAAATCAATCAACGAAAAATCTTTATTTTATCTATTTTTTCTTTTTTAATTGTGTTTAGTTTTTTTATTATTGGAATTATTTTTTCTCCTGAAAAGAAGAAAATCAATACAGAGTTTGTTCAAATTGAATCAAATTCATTCATAATTTTTTCAAAGAAAGAATTATATATAGGTGGAGACTGCAAATACAATATATATAAATTAAAAAAGAATTTTTCAAATCAAGTTTGCAAGGATACTATTTCAAAAATATTTATCGAAAAAGAAAGTTGTATTGAGCTATTGAAATCTTGCGATAAGAAATCCTTCCCTAAAACTTTATTATTTTACGATTCATCTATTGTTTTATGGAAAGATTCCTTTTTCTCAGTAACACTCGAAAAACGAAACGAATCCAAAAAATTTCAACTTGCAAATTCTTCTTATGTTATTTTTTTTAGACCAGACAAAGATGGATTGAACTTTCTTCAAACTGAAACAAAAAATGGTTTTGGAAAAATTGTAGTGATATTTCCGTATAAATCCAAGGACAATATAGACGATTGGAAATTATATCAAAAGATTCTGGGGATAAATGAAAACTGGCAATTTGTTTCTGCCTCAGAATTTCAACTTTGA
- a CDS encoding DUF1564 family protein, whose translation MNPEKFERTQSSLLIPEKYMDEFDRRTENISREDYLHELLERYRNVLLWGTFEKLDCVKTCYQEEGQNLQKKNFRPENADWIELGEFAQWLGISRTALFTLLLLLDIAGWDIIIPAKFYDFGVPPKVSSIAVGVYLSKRKTIRYNRLKRHKLKK comes from the coding sequence ATGAACCCTGAAAAATTTGAACGAACTCAATCGAGTTTACTTATTCCAGAAAAATACATGGATGAGTTTGATCGCAGGACAGAAAATATTTCGAGAGAAGATTACTTGCATGAGTTGTTAGAGAGGTACAGGAATGTATTACTTTGGGGGACTTTTGAAAAGTTGGATTGTGTGAAAACTTGCTATCAAGAAGAAGGACAGAATTTGCAAAAGAAGAATTTTCGTCCGGAGAATGCAGACTGGATTGAGTTAGGTGAGTTTGCTCAATGGCTTGGTATTTCCCGAACGGCTCTTTTTACTCTTCTTTTGCTGCTTGACATTGCCGGATGGGACATAATCATCCCTGCCAAGTTCTATGACTTTGGAGTTCCACCCAAGGTTAGTTCTATTGCGGTAGGAGTTTACCTCTCCAAGAGAAAAACTATACGATACAATAGACTAAAACGACATAAGCTGAAAAAATAA
- a CDS encoding tetratricopeptide repeat protein: protein MFHRKIYFLSLFTIFTFFNSNWNATEIHDYLQKGEEYYRARDYKNSVIQFRSALTMNPSSKKALLGYAKSSSIIGEKKDALDSYLRILSLDSKNRDALIGISFYYISQEKFDEALKNVNLVLENDPYDPDALVVLSQIYLKIGKKEFALKKLEEAKRKTAQNKDFLFMLANAYTETGKFHSSEDLLSNLIKENPDYPEAYFGMAELKTRLASLENYENRTMLIEEAYLNSKNALSIDKFYPDARRLFARVCIYLHKYDEAKDTLESLLEDFRNDYNIRYLYVYTLEKIGKPEKIPNEFKKILTTNELDDIARFYSEEYSIQHLKEGSELRSVLGEYRMERDRFDKRNFIFIDPNYNLMRAKYLIPQKNSVRSEILNYYLSKGLSKEFLNALIKIRNDDQNNFKIQNRLESAIKKQKESLSYLEGFIDLHPGGLRLNFEKSSPEIFLFDIFPEEFLDYKPNAAILINNSLKFYLTQKPIIKVITGKEEKAIREKLVSKSIPFPYTGGVYFFRELTGVLDEVRKNSNPIRYVGHGSYSLNKETLSVKYRVYDIETGKNITEFKLTASGRGYLGDITTRLAQKIISVLPVSGKTIKVKSNSVIVNFGGHDGITKNQKIVFERNGIVLGEGSVEKLDGLISEIVPSFKNWQNVLSIGDTVYPKK from the coding sequence TTGTTCCATAGAAAAATTTACTTCCTTTCTCTGTTTACGATTTTTACATTTTTTAATTCTAATTGGAATGCCACAGAAATTCATGACTACCTTCAGAAAGGAGAAGAATACTATAGAGCAAGAGATTATAAAAATTCAGTAATTCAGTTTAGGTCAGCTTTGACCATGAACCCTTCGTCCAAAAAGGCACTGCTCGGGTATGCAAAAAGCTCATCTATAATTGGTGAAAAAAAAGATGCACTCGATTCTTATTTAAGAATTCTTTCTCTTGATTCAAAAAATCGAGACGCTCTTATTGGAATATCTTTTTATTATATTAGTCAGGAAAAATTTGACGAGGCTCTGAAAAATGTAAACCTTGTATTAGAAAATGACCCTTATGATCCTGATGCACTTGTTGTGCTCTCTCAAATCTATCTTAAAATAGGGAAGAAAGAGTTTGCACTAAAAAAATTAGAAGAAGCCAAAAGAAAAACAGCACAAAATAAAGATTTTCTTTTCATGCTCGCAAACGCCTACACTGAAACTGGAAAATTTCATTCCTCTGAAGACCTCCTCTCCAATTTAATAAAAGAAAACCCTGATTACCCGGAAGCCTATTTTGGTATGGCAGAATTAAAAACTCGATTAGCTTCTTTAGAGAATTATGAGAATAGAACGATGTTGATTGAAGAGGCCTATCTGAATTCAAAAAATGCCCTGTCTATTGATAAGTTTTACCCGGATGCAAGGAGACTATTTGCAAGAGTTTGTATTTATTTGCACAAATACGACGAAGCAAAGGATACCTTAGAGTCTTTGTTGGAAGATTTTCGCAATGATTACAATATTCGATATTTATATGTATATACTCTGGAAAAAATTGGTAAACCGGAAAAGATTCCGAATGAGTTTAAAAAAATTCTTACCACGAATGAGTTAGACGACATCGCAAGATTTTATTCAGAAGAATACAGTATTCAACACCTAAAGGAGGGCTCAGAGTTAAGGTCTGTACTTGGAGAATATAGGATGGAAAGAGATCGTTTCGATAAAAGAAATTTTATTTTTATAGATCCAAATTACAACCTTATGAGAGCAAAATATCTAATCCCACAAAAAAATTCTGTTCGTTCTGAAATTCTAAACTACTATCTTAGTAAAGGATTATCAAAAGAATTTTTGAATGCGTTAATAAAAATTAGAAATGATGATCAAAATAATTTTAAAATACAAAATCGTCTTGAGAGTGCGATAAAAAAACAAAAGGAGTCTCTAAGCTATCTTGAGGGTTTTATAGATTTACACCCGGGCGGACTTCGATTGAATTTTGAAAAAAGTTCTCCTGAAATATTTTTATTCGACATTTTTCCTGAAGAATTTTTAGACTACAAACCAAATGCTGCAATTCTAATTAATAATTCTTTAAAATTTTATCTTACTCAAAAACCAATTATAAAAGTGATAACTGGAAAAGAAGAAAAAGCGATAAGAGAAAAGTTAGTTTCTAAATCTATTCCGTTTCCATATACAGGAGGAGTGTATTTTTTTCGTGAACTTACTGGAGTTTTGGATGAAGTGAGAAAAAATTCCAACCCAATTCGTTATGTAGGGCACGGAAGCTATTCTCTTAATAAAGAAACTCTATCTGTAAAATACCGGGTTTACGATATCGAAACCGGTAAAAATATTACTGAATTCAAATTGACTGCATCAGGTAGGGGGTATCTCGGAGATATTACTACAAGGCTTGCACAAAAAATAATATCTGTCTTACCTGTTTCAGGCAAGACAATCAAAGTAAAGTCGAACAGTGTAATAGTAAATTTTGGAGGACACGATGGGATTACAAAAAATCAAAAAATTGTTTTTGAAAGAAATGGAATAGTTTTAGGCGAAGGGTCAGTAGAAAAATTAGATGGACTTATTTCTGAAATAGTTCCATCTTTTAAAAATTGGCAAAATGTATTGAGTATTGGTGATACTGTTTATCCTAAAAAATAG
- a CDS encoding UvrD-helicase domain-containing protein produces MFFYLSKYMDYNKEQTSIIECREKYQQVIAAAGSGKTSTMVALLERILDEKTEDPRSILVITFSRKAANEIRERLQIRVGEVELKIKTFHAYCLYAIQKFHPEYVSSTIKIIEDEEKEELFKEYFKREKFKVGGIPYKFLLEENFSLKKEFPEIYNDLEIEYKKYKALTKKLDFKDLIEIFVTGLRQNSDWTNNAKSEIQRIIVDEFQDTDMEQLEMIKLMDPSSLTVVGDDWQAIYGFRGASTIPFLKFKEFFSPCKVHFLERNYRSLSKIIQTSAIPISKNSMNIKKIVKPKREGKGFVGKILIETNSELAILTQKIQAIPDYKNKIKILCRSNFRISTYHQTNLDENCLMTIHKSKGLEFETVFVDLFSGWNLKIDEPKDTIEEERRILYVALSRAKNNLIILGNKIKSNDRIEDLFFSYFKRMKTLNLDCLPNVF; encoded by the coding sequence ATGTTTTTTTACCTTTCTAAGTATATGGATTACAATAAAGAACAAACAAGTATAATCGAGTGTAGAGAAAAATACCAACAAGTGATCGCAGCCGCAGGATCAGGAAAAACCAGTACAATGGTTGCCTTACTAGAAAGAATATTAGACGAAAAAACAGAAGATCCAAGATCAATTTTAGTCATCACATTTTCCAGAAAAGCAGCAAACGAGATTAGAGAAAGACTTCAAATAAGAGTTGGTGAAGTGGAACTAAAGATAAAAACTTTTCATGCGTATTGTTTGTACGCAATTCAAAAATTTCATCCAGAATATGTGTCGAGCACAATCAAAATTATTGAAGACGAAGAAAAAGAAGAACTGTTTAAAGAATATTTTAAAAGAGAGAAATTTAAAGTCGGTGGGATACCTTACAAGTTTCTTCTCGAAGAAAATTTTTCCTTAAAAAAAGAATTCCCGGAAATTTATAATGATCTCGAAATAGAATATAAAAAATATAAAGCTCTTACAAAGAAATTAGACTTCAAAGATTTAATTGAAATATTTGTTACAGGATTAAGGCAAAATTCAGATTGGACAAATAACGCAAAAAGCGAAATTCAGAGAATCATTGTTGATGAATTCCAAGATACAGATATGGAACAATTAGAAATGATCAAGCTCATGGATCCGAGTAGCTTGACAGTTGTTGGAGATGATTGGCAGGCAATTTATGGTTTTAGAGGAGCAAGCACGATTCCATTTCTAAAGTTTAAAGAATTCTTCTCTCCCTGTAAAGTTCATTTTCTTGAAAGAAATTATAGATCACTTTCTAAAATTATTCAAACCTCTGCAATTCCTATCTCAAAAAATTCAATGAATATTAAAAAAATAGTTAAACCAAAAAGAGAAGGGAAGGGATTCGTCGGAAAAATCTTAATAGAGACAAACTCTGAATTAGCAATTCTTACACAAAAAATTCAAGCTATACCTGATTATAAAAATAAAATAAAGATACTATGTAGATCCAATTTTAGAATTAGTACTTATCATCAAACAAATTTAGATGAAAATTGCCTTATGACAATTCATAAATCTAAAGGGTTAGAATTTGAAACTGTATTTGTCGATTTATTTTCTGGTTGGAATTTAAAAATAGATGAACCCAAAGATACAATTGAAGAAGAAAGAAGAATATTGTATGTGGCTTTGAGTAGAGCTAAAAATAATTTAATAATTCTTGGAAATAAAATAAAGTCCAATGATCGCATAGAAGATTTATTTTTTTCTTATTTTAAACGAATGAAAACTTTAAACCTGGATTGCCTCCCTAATGTTTTTTAA
- the rsmA gene encoding ribosomal RNA small subunit methyltransferase A, with product MKTGNLFLPQNFNFEFYKPSKINEFLRSNQVSPQKKWGQNFLIDPNIVELIFSSFPKNDYEIECIGEIGTGLGVLSHRIASSDYPVFFFEIDPFLCKFLQSNAYFQKNKHTLLQGDVLKNLNQVANKKIFIFGNLPYYITSDIFTTLLKTIPEFQGGVFMVQKEFAKRLIEEISSISIFISAFCEIKWIKKISKTCFYPSPKEESALITLKSFPNRIFTTKLEVEKFELVLKTFFWGKRKTLYKSAKEAPFYSSIKERDTLCEALVEIKVPEKTRPEQLTKNQFYEIAKIFIKKGA from the coding sequence ATGAAAACTGGCAATTTGTTTCTGCCTCAGAATTTCAACTTTGAATTTTACAAGCCTTCAAAGATAAATGAGTTTCTTCGATCCAACCAAGTCAGTCCCCAGAAAAAGTGGGGACAAAATTTTTTAATAGATCCAAATATCGTTGAATTGATTTTTTCCTCTTTTCCAAAAAACGATTATGAAATTGAATGTATCGGTGAAATAGGAACAGGACTTGGAGTCTTGTCACATAGAATCGCATCCTCTGATTACCCGGTTTTCTTTTTTGAGATAGACCCATTTCTTTGTAAATTTTTACAATCAAATGCTTACTTCCAAAAAAATAAACATACATTACTTCAAGGGGATGTATTGAAAAACTTGAATCAGGTTGCCAATAAAAAAATATTTATTTTTGGAAATCTACCCTATTACATCACTTCTGATATTTTTACAACTCTATTGAAAACAATTCCAGAATTTCAAGGAGGAGTTTTTATGGTTCAAAAAGAATTTGCTAAAAGACTAATAGAAGAAATATCTTCCATTTCAATTTTTATTTCAGCTTTTTGTGAAATTAAATGGATAAAAAAAATATCTAAAACTTGCTTTTATCCTTCACCAAAAGAAGAATCTGCTCTCATCACCCTAAAAAGTTTTCCAAATCGAATATTTACAACTAAATTAGAGGTAGAAAAATTTGAATTAGTGCTTAAAACTTTTTTTTGGGGAAAAAGAAAAACTTTGTACAAATCAGCAAAAGAGGCTCCCTTTTATTCCTCAATTAAAGAAAGAGATACGTTATGCGAAGCTCTGGTAGAAATAAAGGTTCCTGAAAAAACGAGACCTGAACAACTGACTAAAAATCAATTCTATGAAATAGCTAAAATCTTTATAAAAAAGGGGGCATAA
- a CDS encoding single-stranded DNA-binding protein, with protein sequence MVNIAHIVMDGNLTADPEAKKTPNGKNVTTFSIAVNHTDPKGDKEEGEVSFFDVEAWEKDGEACASYLKKGRKVTVIGTLRQDRWKTADGLSRQKYKIVASRVRFDSAQYKEVKKAA encoded by the coding sequence ATGGTAAACATAGCGCATATCGTTATGGATGGAAATTTAACAGCAGATCCGGAGGCAAAAAAAACACCCAATGGAAAAAATGTAACTACATTTTCAATTGCTGTTAATCACACAGATCCGAAGGGAGACAAAGAAGAAGGAGAGGTATCCTTTTTTGATGTAGAGGCATGGGAAAAAGATGGAGAAGCGTGTGCTTCTTATTTAAAAAAAGGTAGGAAGGTAACCGTTATAGGCACTCTAAGGCAGGATAGGTGGAAGACTGCTGACGGTTTGTCACGACAAAAGTATAAAATTGTAGCTTCAAGAGTTCGATTTGATAGTGCGCAGTACAAGGAGGTAAAAAAAGCTGCATAA